Genomic DNA from bacterium:
AACGGCTGTAAAATGACCGGAAAATTTCGATTGAATGCGGTCGATATCGGCCGTTGAATTGAATAGACCAAAAACGGTTGAGCCGCTTCCTGACATCCTGGATATAACAGCGTTTTCTGATTCCAAGGCCTGTTTGATGGATCGGATTTGAGGAAATTCTGAAAAAACGAGTGGTTCAAAATCGTTTTCCATTGATAACGAAAAAGAAAGAGGCGCACTGAAGGCGTGAGTTAATTCGGTTTTCTTTTCTGGGCTCAAAAAGGTTTTGTAATTTTGGTAAGCCCAGGGTGTGGCAATATGGATGAGTGGATTGATCAACAAAACTTTTTCATTCAACGGCCATGGAATGAATTCGAGAATTTCGCCGCGGCCTCGGCCGATAGCTGTCGACCCTTTTCCCAGAAGTTGTCCGACAAAAAACGGAACATCAGAACCTAACGACGCGCCCAATTCAAACAATGTTTTTTCATCCAGATTAAGCCCGAAAAGCCGGTTACATCCGATCAGTACGCCGGCGCCGTTGCTGCTGCCACCGCCGAGCCCCGCTCCGATGGGAATTGTTTTTTCAATGTGAATCGACACATTGATTGATTGTTGAGTTACTTTTTCAAGAGCGTGCAAAGCCTTAACGCAAATATTGCTGTCGTCGAGCGGCACATCTTGTCGATTACACGTCAACGTTTGATGGGTATTTTTTTGAATGGAAATAATATCGTGGAGATCAATGGCTTTGAAAATGGTTTCGATATCGTGATATCCATCGTCGCGTCGACGTACGATTTTCAGGCCGAGATTAATTTTGGCGTATGATATGATCTCTAATGTTTCGGTCGGCATCGGTCTCTCTTT
This window encodes:
- the ispE gene encoding 4-(cytidine 5'-diphospho)-2-C-methyl-D-erythritol kinase; this translates as MPTETLEIISYAKINLGLKIVRRRDDGYHDIETIFKAIDLHDIISIQKNTHQTLTCNRQDVPLDDSNICVKALHALEKVTQQSINVSIHIEKTIPIGAGLGGGSSNGAGVLIGCNRLFGLNLDEKTLFELGASLGSDVPFFVGQLLGKGSTAIGRGRGEILEFIPWPLNEKVLLINPLIHIATPWAYQNYKTFLSPEKKTELTHAFSAPLSFSLSMENDFEPLVFSEFPQIRSIKQALESENAVISRMSGSGSTVFGLFNSTADIDRIQSKFSGHFTAVCRFV